From the Sphingomonas suaedae genome, one window contains:
- a CDS encoding DUF6628 family protein, with protein MRHSSPRPLASAALGHSLPRLQPEDPAARLLLFGIRQLGANGLNDAAAAHAFVTAFGTGFRRPLLLLRTLMAEMSAASAGPIQIAPWCCARMTASEGALLDLIAQAERDSERARFLLSDLLGIRRVDGVLATAHALANAFADAGLPVEV; from the coding sequence TTGCGCCATTCGTCCCCTCGCCCGCTCGCCTCCGCCGCGCTCGGCCACAGCCTGCCCCGCCTCCAGCCGGAGGATCCCGCGGCGCGCCTGTTGCTGTTCGGCATTCGTCAACTGGGCGCGAACGGCCTCAACGACGCCGCCGCCGCCCATGCGTTCGTCACAGCCTTCGGCACCGGATTTCGCCGCCCGCTGCTGCTGCTTCGCACGCTGATGGCGGAAATGTCGGCGGCGAGTGCCGGGCCGATCCAGATCGCCCCATGGTGCTGCGCCCGCATGACGGCGTCGGAGGGCGCATTGCTGGATCTCATCGCGCAGGCCGAACGCGATTCGGAGCGGGCGCGCTTTCTGCTCTCCGATCTGCTCGGCATTCGGCGCGTCGATGGCGTACTGGCAACCGCACACGCGCTCGCCAACGCCTTCGCCGATGCCGGGTTGCCGGTGGAGGTCTAG
- the accD gene encoding acetyl-CoA carboxylase, carboxyltransferase subunit beta: protein MSWLTRVRNAISLVIPNKAETPDNLWHKCKGCGQMVFVKELQENQSVCPICDHHERIGGRARFEQLFDAGSYTVLPNPKVAEDPLKFRDQKPYPARIKAARASTGEQDAFLNASGTILGHKAVIGVQDFAFMGGSMGQAVGEAFIAGVEAAIGARAPYIVFTASGGARMQEGILSLMQMPRTTVAISMLHDAGLPYIVVLTDPTSGGVMAAYAMLGDVQIAEPKATLAFTGRRVIESTIREKLPDDFQTSEYYLDHGLIDMVVHRKDLREKLGALIGLLVEQKAAA from the coding sequence ATGAGCTGGCTCACCCGCGTCCGCAACGCGATCTCGCTCGTCATCCCGAACAAGGCGGAGACGCCCGACAATCTCTGGCACAAGTGCAAGGGCTGCGGGCAGATGGTGTTCGTCAAGGAACTCCAGGAAAACCAGTCGGTCTGCCCGATCTGCGACCATCATGAGCGCATCGGCGGCCGCGCGCGCTTCGAACAGCTGTTCGACGCGGGCAGCTACACCGTGCTCCCGAACCCCAAGGTCGCCGAAGACCCGCTCAAATTCCGCGACCAGAAGCCCTATCCCGCCCGCATCAAGGCCGCCCGCGCCAGCACCGGCGAGCAGGACGCCTTCCTCAACGCCAGTGGCACGATCCTGGGCCACAAGGCGGTGATCGGCGTACAGGATTTTGCCTTCATGGGCGGATCGATGGGCCAGGCGGTGGGCGAAGCCTTCATCGCCGGCGTCGAAGCCGCGATCGGCGCCCGCGCGCCCTATATCGTCTTCACCGCCAGCGGCGGCGCGCGGATGCAGGAGGGCATCCTCAGCCTCATGCAGATGCCGCGCACCACCGTCGCCATCTCGATGCTCCACGACGCCGGGCTTCCCTATATCGTCGTGCTGACCGACCCGACCTCGGGCGGCGTGATGGCCGCCTATGCGATGCTCGGCGACGTCCAGATCGCCGAGCCCAAGGCGACGCTCGCCTTCACCGGCCGCCGCGTGATCGAAAGCACGATCCGCGAAAAGCTGCCCGACGATTTCCAGACCAGCGAATATTATCTCGACCACGGCCTGATTGACATGGTCGTCCACCGCAAGGACCTGCGCGAAAAGCTCGGCGCCCTGATCGGCCTGCTGGTGGAGCAAAAGGCGGCGGCGTAG
- the pyrF gene encoding orotidine-5'-phosphate decarboxylase has translation MSPIFVALDTPDIDRAKAIATRVRHHVGGIKLGLEFFMANGRHGVHEMAEIGLPIFLDLKFHDIPNTVGKAVQALRPLEPAIITVHAAGGRAMLEDAKAAAPTGTKVVAVTMLTSLDANDLRSIGLSPDPHEQVVRLAELAKSAGVDGIVCSGEEVKAAHAAWKDGFFVVPGVRPANGNAGDQKRVVTPRAALDAGASILVIGRPITQADDPDLAAREIEATL, from the coding sequence ATGAGCCCGATCTTCGTCGCCCTAGACACCCCCGACATCGACCGCGCAAAGGCGATCGCCACACGCGTCCGCCATCATGTCGGCGGGATCAAGCTGGGCCTTGAATTCTTCATGGCCAATGGCCGCCACGGCGTTCACGAAATGGCGGAAATCGGCCTGCCGATCTTCCTCGACCTCAAATTCCACGACATCCCCAATACGGTGGGCAAGGCGGTGCAGGCGCTCCGCCCGCTCGAACCCGCGATCATTACCGTCCACGCCGCCGGCGGCCGTGCGATGCTCGAGGATGCCAAGGCCGCAGCGCCAACGGGCACGAAGGTCGTCGCGGTGACGATGCTCACCAGCCTCGATGCGAACGACCTGCGCTCGATCGGCCTCAGCCCCGATCCGCACGAACAGGTCGTCCGCCTCGCCGAACTCGCAAAGTCTGCGGGAGTCGACGGCATCGTCTGCTCGGGCGAGGAAGTGAAGGCCGCGCACGCCGCGTGGAAGGACGGCTTCTTCGTCGTCCCCGGCGTCCGCCCCGCCAATGGCAATGCAGGCGACCAGAAGCGCGTCGTCACCCCCCGCGCCGCGCTCGACGCCGGCGCCTCGATCCTGGTGATCGGCCGCCCGATCACGCAGGCCGACGACCCCGACCTCGCCGCACGCGAGATCGAGGCGACGCTTTAG
- a CDS encoding endonuclease domain-containing protein, whose amino-acid sequence MASDRELGEFARQMRRNPTEWEKRLWRHLSNRQLAGHKFRRQHKFAPYIADFFCPAKGLVVELDGDTHRADRDEARDIFFLRSGFTTLRFTNAEVHENIDGVLQAILSKLAVNGATPSPVFRERIRHASPSTAPAASASSS is encoded by the coding sequence ATGGCAAGCGACCGCGAACTCGGCGAATTCGCCCGCCAGATGCGCCGAAACCCCACCGAATGGGAAAAGCGCCTCTGGCGCCACCTCTCCAACCGCCAGCTCGCCGGCCACAAATTCCGCCGCCAGCATAAGTTCGCCCCCTATATCGCCGACTTCTTCTGCCCGGCCAAAGGCCTGGTCGTCGAACTCGACGGCGACACCCACCGCGCCGACCGCGACGAGGCGCGAGACATCTTCTTCCTCCGCTCCGGCTTCACCACGCTCCGCTTCACCAATGCCGAGGTGCATGAAAACATCGACGGCGTGCTTCAGGCGATCCTGTCGAAGCTAGCGGTCAACGGCGCCACCCCCTCGCCCGTGTTCCGCGAACGCATCCGCCACGCGTCACCCTCTACCGCACCGGCCGCGTCCGCAAGCTCCTCCTGA
- the trpB gene encoding tryptophan synthase subunit beta, giving the protein MNAPNSFRAQPDDRGHFGQFGGRYVAETLMPLVLDLEREYKAAKADPAFAAQFDDLLEHYVGRPSPLYYAERLTEALRKDAPDGMGAEIWFKRDELNHTGAHKINNCIGQILLAIRMGKTRIIAETGAGQHGVATATVCARFGLPCTIFMGAKDASRQQPNVFRMKLLGAEVRPVTSGAGTLKDAMNEALRDWVANVHDTFYIIGTAAGPHPYPELVRDFQSVIGKEARAQMLARTDRLPDLLVAAIGGGSNAIGLFHPFLDDADVAMLGVEAAGEGLDAKHAASLAGGEPGILHGNKTYLLQDEDGQITEAHSISAGLDYPGIGPEHAWLKDIGRVEYTSVTDTEALDAFQLLCRTEGIIPALEPSHAIAAVAVKARQMRADQVILANLCGRGDKDIFTVAEALGVEI; this is encoded by the coding sequence ATGAACGCACCCAACAGCTTCCGCGCCCAGCCCGACGATCGCGGGCATTTCGGCCAATTCGGCGGCCGCTACGTCGCCGAGACGCTGATGCCGCTCGTCCTAGACCTCGAGCGCGAGTATAAGGCGGCGAAGGCCGACCCCGCCTTCGCCGCGCAGTTCGACGATCTGCTCGAACATTATGTCGGCCGCCCGAGCCCGCTTTATTATGCCGAACGGCTGACCGAGGCGCTGCGCAAGGACGCGCCCGACGGCATGGGTGCCGAAATCTGGTTCAAGCGCGATGAGCTCAACCACACCGGCGCGCACAAGATCAACAATTGCATCGGCCAGATCCTGCTCGCGATCCGCATGGGCAAGACGCGGATCATCGCCGAGACCGGCGCGGGCCAGCACGGCGTCGCCACCGCCACCGTCTGCGCGCGTTTCGGCCTGCCCTGCACCATCTTCATGGGCGCCAAGGACGCGTCGCGTCAGCAGCCGAACGTGTTCCGCATGAAGCTGCTCGGCGCCGAAGTCCGCCCCGTCACCAGTGGCGCGGGCACGCTCAAGGACGCGATGAACGAAGCGCTGCGCGACTGGGTCGCCAACGTCCACGACACCTTCTACATCATCGGCACCGCCGCCGGCCCGCATCCCTATCCGGAGCTAGTCCGCGATTTCCAGAGCGTGATCGGCAAGGAAGCCCGCGCGCAGATGCTCGCCCGCACCGACCGCCTCCCCGACCTGCTCGTCGCCGCGATCGGCGGAGGCAGCAACGCGATCGGCCTGTTTCACCCGTTCCTCGACGACGCCGACGTCGCGATGCTCGGCGTCGAAGCGGCGGGCGAAGGGCTCGACGCCAAGCACGCCGCCAGCCTCGCGGGCGGCGAACCCGGCATCCTCCACGGCAACAAGACCTATTTGTTGCAGGACGAGGACGGCCAGATCACCGAAGCGCATTCGATCAGCGCCGGCCTCGACTATCCCGGCATCGGCCCCGAACATGCCTGGCTCAAGGATATCGGCCGCGTCGAATACACTTCGGTGACCGACACCGAGGCGCTCGACGCGTTCCAGCTGCTCTGCCGCACCGAAGGCATCATCCCCGCGCTGGAGCCTTCGCACGCGATCGCAGCGGTCGCGGTCAAGGCACGGCAAATGCGGGCAGATCAGGTGATCCTCGCCAATTTGTGCGGTCGCGGCGACAAGGACATCTTCACCGTCGCCGAGGCGCTGGGGGTGGAGATATGA
- the trpA gene encoding tryptophan synthase subunit alpha, with amino-acid sequence MTRLATTFAAAAQNHRAALVTFVTAGDGDTAAILDALVAGGADVIELGMPFTDPMADGPAIQAANLRSLAAGTRTADVLAIAAAFRQRHPETPLVLMGYANTMTRPTPEAFAQKAADAGVDGAIIVDIPAEEADEIAAFAPHGIATIRLATPTTDAARLPAVLDGASGFLYYVSVAGITGKQQAAQDSIEAAVARLKAATDLPVAVGFGVRTPEQAAAIGRVADGVVVGSAIIDIIAAQGASAPAAVRTYIQSLSAALAAARKETAA; translated from the coding sequence GTGACCCGCCTCGCCACCACCTTCGCCGCCGCCGCGCAGAACCACCGCGCCGCGCTCGTCACCTTCGTCACAGCAGGTGATGGCGACACCGCCGCGATCCTCGACGCGCTCGTCGCGGGCGGGGCCGATGTGATCGAGCTCGGCATGCCCTTCACCGATCCGATGGCCGACGGCCCGGCAATCCAGGCCGCGAACCTGCGCAGCCTCGCCGCGGGCACGCGCACCGCCGACGTGCTCGCCATCGCCGCCGCCTTCCGCCAGCGCCATCCGGAAACCCCGCTGGTGCTGATGGGCTATGCCAACACCATGACTCGCCCGACGCCCGAAGCCTTCGCGCAAAAGGCAGCGGACGCGGGCGTCGACGGCGCGATCATCGTCGATATTCCCGCCGAGGAAGCGGACGAAATCGCCGCCTTCGCCCCGCACGGCATCGCCACCATCCGCCTCGCCACCCCCACCACCGACGCCGCGCGCCTGCCCGCCGTGCTCGATGGCGCGAGCGGCTTTCTCTACTACGTCTCGGTCGCCGGCATCACCGGCAAGCAGCAGGCGGCGCAGGACAGTATCGAAGCCGCCGTCGCCCGCCTGAAGGCCGCGACCGACCTCCCCGTCGCGGTCGGCTTCGGCGTCCGCACGCCGGAGCAAGCCGCCGCGATCGGCCGCGTCGCCGATGGCGTCGTCGTCGGCTCGGCGATCATCGACATCATCGCGGCACAGGGCGCCAGTGCCCCCGCCGCCGTCCGCACCTATATTCAATCCCTGTCGGCCGCGCTGGCCGCAGCACGCAAGGAAACCGCCGCATGA
- a CDS encoding GNAT family N-acetyltransferase, with protein sequence MTRIEVRAAALTDLPRLHPVIERAYRGDSARQGWTHEADMLSDARTDLDTLATLIDGDSRLLIALDGDTMLGCVNVASRDNGLAYLGLLCVDPDIQARGIGKQLIAAAEATARDTFAATRIEMTVIDRRVELIAWYERHGYTRSGETRPFPVPLDSPLTMTVLVKSLL encoded by the coding sequence ATGACGAGAATAGAAGTCCGCGCCGCCGCCCTCACCGACCTCCCCCGCCTCCACCCCGTGATCGAACGCGCCTATCGCGGCGACTCCGCGCGACAGGGCTGGACGCATGAGGCCGATATGCTCAGCGACGCACGGACCGATCTCGACACGCTCGCCACGCTGATCGACGGCGACAGCCGGTTGCTGATCGCGCTCGACGGCGACACCATGCTCGGCTGCGTCAATGTCGCGAGCCGCGATAACGGCCTCGCCTATCTCGGCCTGCTCTGCGTCGATCCCGACATCCAGGCACGAGGCATCGGCAAACAGCTCATCGCCGCCGCCGAAGCCACCGCCCGCGACACCTTTGCCGCGACGCGCATCGAAATGACGGTGATCGACCGCCGCGTCGAGCTGATCGCCTGGTACGAGCGCCACGGCTACACCAGATCGGGCGAAACCCGCCCCTTCCCCGTCCCGCTTGATTCGCCGCTGACGATGACGGTGCTGGTCAAATCGCTTCTATAG
- a CDS encoding phosphoribosylanthranilate isomerase translates to MPVTAKICGLSTPATLDAAVAGGASHVGFVFFPPSPRHVTLDQSAGLAARVPDAVGRVGVFVDPEDALLDQAIAAARLDAIQLHRATPERAAAIGARTRLPVWAAVAVKTRTDLETAHAFRGAAQRILYDAKTPEDAKLPGGMGLRFDWTLLQDFSHPLPWALSGGLDADNVAEAAAISGARLVDVSSGVESAPGVKDKDKIADFLKTVASL, encoded by the coding sequence ATGCCCGTCACAGCCAAGATCTGCGGACTCTCGACACCCGCGACGCTCGACGCGGCGGTCGCCGGCGGCGCGAGTCATGTCGGCTTCGTGTTCTTCCCGCCCTCGCCGCGCCATGTCACCCTCGACCAGTCGGCCGGGCTCGCCGCCCGCGTGCCCGACGCGGTCGGCCGCGTCGGCGTGTTCGTCGATCCGGAAGATGCCTTGCTCGACCAGGCGATCGCCGCCGCACGGCTTGACGCGATCCAGCTGCACCGGGCCACCCCCGAACGCGCCGCCGCGATCGGCGCCCGCACCCGCCTGCCCGTCTGGGCGGCGGTCGCGGTCAAGACCCGCACCGATCTCGAAACAGCCCACGCCTTTCGCGGCGCGGCACAGCGCATCCTCTACGACGCCAAGACCCCGGAAGACGCGAAGCTCCCCGGCGGCATGGGCCTGCGCTTCGACTGGACGCTGCTCCAGGACTTTTCCCACCCGCTCCCTTGGGCGCTGTCCGGCGGCCTCGATGCGGACAATGTCGCCGAGGCCGCAGCAATCAGCGGCGCCCGGCTGGTCGACGTCTCCTCCGGCGTCGAAAGCGCCCCGGGGGTCAAGGACAAGGACAAGATCGCCGATTTCCTCAAAACCGTCGCGAGTCTCTGA
- a CDS encoding DUF4238 domain-containing protein: MTLPPIVKQPHYVWRYYLQAWEVSGKLQVLRNREKVFPAAAAKVAREGGFHRLRELSDSDVAFIKAVCIVKGSAREKMHSDFLDKLVFAQRICQAVVDGPNAFPQDAIDAARKILHDAEEEIQSSIETLGMPWLIALRKKDCSFLEEERESLFYYFIAMQYMRSKAIQSSVLDALGESNLAVLKPMMERTWPYQRHIHAVDVAANLFATRGEFNLIFLINKSEIPFIAGDWPLINTHATASPRKIPEKFEIYYPLSPSLAMLYTPEREYGKSGTTIEIGYQMVTHFNDQIATASSEMIFADREDALLPYRE; encoded by the coding sequence ATGACTCTGCCACCGATCGTGAAACAGCCGCATTATGTGTGGCGCTACTACCTTCAAGCTTGGGAAGTCAGCGGCAAGCTTCAGGTGCTACGGAATCGTGAAAAGGTTTTTCCTGCGGCTGCAGCTAAGGTTGCGCGGGAGGGCGGCTTCCATCGCCTTCGTGAGCTTAGTGATAGCGACGTCGCTTTCATCAAGGCTGTATGTATCGTCAAGGGATCGGCGCGCGAGAAGATGCACAGCGACTTTCTTGACAAGTTGGTGTTTGCACAGCGTATCTGCCAGGCAGTAGTCGATGGGCCGAACGCTTTTCCTCAAGATGCAATCGATGCAGCGAGAAAAATACTGCACGATGCTGAAGAGGAAATTCAGTCATCGATTGAAACGCTGGGCATGCCTTGGCTGATTGCGCTTCGTAAAAAAGATTGTTCGTTTCTAGAAGAGGAGCGTGAGAGCCTTTTTTACTACTTTATAGCCATGCAGTATATGCGTTCGAAGGCTATCCAGTCGAGTGTTTTGGATGCACTCGGAGAATCTAATCTCGCAGTTCTGAAGCCAATGATGGAACGAACTTGGCCATATCAGCGGCATATTCATGCGGTGGACGTCGCCGCCAATCTTTTCGCGACACGTGGTGAATTCAATTTGATTTTCTTAATCAATAAGTCTGAAATCCCCTTCATCGCCGGTGATTGGCCGCTAATTAACACCCATGCTACGGCGTCTCCAAGAAAGATCCCAGAAAAGTTCGAAATTTACTACCCATTATCTCCTTCGTTGGCGATGCTCTACACGCCGGAAAGAGAGTACGGAAAGAGTGGTACTACGATCGAGATCGGTTACCAGATGGTTACGCATTTCAACGATCAGATTGCTACGGCGTCGTCCGAAATGATCTTTGCAGATCGCGAAGATGCGCTGCTGCCGTATCGAGAATGA
- a CDS encoding bifunctional folylpolyglutamate synthase/dihydrofolate synthase, protein MPDHATSSSPAVQRQLDRLWALGPGADVLGLSRITALLDRIGNPHLRLPPVLHVAGTNGKGSTCAFIRAAVEAAGLTAHVYSSPHLVRFNERIRLGGKLIDDATLATLLEQVLDAGGDIGASFFEVTTAAAFLAFARTPADACIIEVGLGGRLDATNVTQTPAACAIAQLGIDHQAFLGDTAEAIAGEKAGIAKPGVPLVTMSYGDSVTARIAEVAAAAQAPVHARGTAWDFTVTPDRLIYRDAQGEVGTPLPILAGPHQPANLALAIATLRHQTALAIPDSAFASAATAARWPARMQRLTPGPLHALLPAGAEIWLDGGHNEAAAQSVSATLAQVANGRPAHLILGMLSNKDATGLLAPFAPLAASFTAVPVPGHAHHDPEALAGTARALGIATTATAPDVPTALATLQAGEAPLILILGSLYLAGEVLRANDELPD, encoded by the coding sequence ATGCCCGACCACGCGACCTCCTCCTCCCCCGCCGTCCAGCGCCAGCTCGACCGTCTCTGGGCGCTCGGCCCCGGTGCCGATGTCCTCGGGCTCAGCCGCATCACCGCGCTGCTCGACCGGATCGGCAACCCGCACCTGCGCCTCCCCCCCGTGCTCCATGTCGCGGGGACCAACGGCAAGGGTTCGACCTGCGCCTTCATCCGCGCCGCGGTCGAGGCTGCGGGCCTCACCGCGCATGTCTATTCCAGCCCGCATCTGGTCCGCTTCAATGAGCGTATTCGCCTTGGCGGTAAGCTGATCGACGACGCCACCCTCGCCACCCTGCTCGAACAGGTGCTCGACGCCGGTGGAGACATCGGCGCGAGCTTCTTCGAGGTCACCACCGCCGCCGCCTTCCTCGCCTTCGCGCGCACCCCGGCGGACGCGTGCATCATCGAAGTGGGCCTTGGCGGGCGGCTGGACGCGACCAACGTCACCCAAACCCCCGCAGCCTGCGCCATCGCTCAGCTCGGCATCGACCATCAGGCATTCCTCGGCGACACCGCCGAAGCCATCGCGGGGGAAAAGGCCGGCATCGCCAAGCCCGGCGTCCCGCTCGTCACCATGTCCTATGGCGACAGCGTCACCGCGCGCATCGCCGAAGTCGCCGCCGCAGCCCAAGCCCCGGTCCACGCCCGCGGCACCGCATGGGACTTCACCGTCACCCCCGATCGCCTGATCTACCGCGACGCGCAGGGCGAGGTCGGAACCCCGCTCCCCATCCTCGCCGGACCGCACCAGCCCGCCAACCTCGCGCTCGCCATCGCCACGCTGCGCCATCAGACCGCGCTCGCCATCCCCGACAGCGCCTTCGCCAGCGCCGCCACCGCCGCGCGCTGGCCCGCGCGGATGCAGCGCCTGACCCCCGGCCCGCTCCACGCCCTCCTGCCCGCCGGAGCGGAGATCTGGCTCGACGGCGGCCATAACGAAGCCGCAGCCCAATCGGTCAGCGCCACCCTGGCGCAGGTCGCGAACGGCCGCCCCGCGCACCTGATCCTCGGCATGTTGTCGAACAAGGACGCGACCGGCCTGCTCGCCCCCTTCGCCCCGCTCGCCGCCAGCTTCACTGCGGTCCCCGTGCCGGGCCACGCGCACCATGATCCTGAGGCGCTCGCCGGCACCGCCCGCGCGCTCGGCATCGCCACCACCGCCACCGCGCCCGACGTCCCGACCGCGCTCGCCACCCTTCAGGCCGGCGAGGCACCGCTGATCCTTATCCTCGGCTCGCTCTACCTTGCGGGTGAAGTGCTCCGCGCAAACGACGAATTGCCCGACTGA